The Acutalibacter muris genomic sequence CAGTCAGTTTTGCGCAGCGCTGGGTGAGTATGCAGAGCTGTTTTATTCGCTGCTTTTTATTTCTGGTATGGCTTAATCCAGCGTAATGAGCTGGGGAAACAGGGGGAACCATGCTATTGTATTTATCTCTCCATTGTTCTGCGTGATCGGTAATGAGATTGTAAATATCTACGGTATCGGCCACACCAAAGAAGTCAAGTGCCTCCTTTTGGGAGCCATAAAAGCACAGATTTCCCCCCTTACCCATAAAGACTACCTTATCGCATAGCGCAAGCTGAAGTACACTATGTGTAACTAGAATCACAGTTTTACCACTGTCAGCCATCAGACGCAGAGAGTGCATCAGGTTACGCTCTGTGCCGGGGTCCAGACCCGAGGCAGGTTCGTCAAGAAAAAGCAGATTGGGATCCGACAAAAGCTCCACCGCTATGCTCGCCCGCTTTCGCTGTCCGCCGCTTAAAGACTTAACCAGGCTATTCTGCTTATCAGTCAGTTCCACTGTTTCTATGGCCCGTTGGATTGCCGCGTTCCGCTCCGTGGTATTGATATCGCTGGGCAGACGCAGCTTGGCCGCATAAACCAGCATATCCCAAAGGGTAAGGTTGTCATACACAATATCAGACTGCGGAACATATCCGATAATCTTTTTCAACGAGTCAAAATTCTGGTAAAGGTTAATTCCATTGATGTACACGCTCCCTTGTGTAGGGGGAAGATATCCACACATACAGTTCAGTATGGTGGATTTACCCGCTCCAGAACCGCCGATTATCGCCACCAGCTCCCCGGGCCTTACCCCAAGATTGACATGATTGCTGGTAACGAAAGATTTCTTCCCTTTTCCCCGACGGATAACAACATCGGAAACATCCACGGAAATACCAGTTTTTGTACGGCAATAGTAAATGTCTGATGATGTGAAAATAATCTTGGAATCGGTAATCGTGATAACATCTTTTTCGTGCAGGACTATCTTCCCTGACACACGTTCTCCATTCAAAATTGTGCCATTGGTGCTCTGGCAGTCTACAAGATAGTATCTGTCACCCTCACGAAGAATTTCAGCGTGGATATTGGACGTGCTGATATTAGGGAAACTGATAGAACAATTACTACTGCGCCCGATTGTGATTTTCTGGTTCTGCCCCACAGGAAACCGCTCCCAGCGATTCGGCGCTTTTCCGGCTGAGAACACAAGGAGTACACCCTCAGAGATGGTTTCCACACCGTCATCAATGCGAATAAAGTCGCCGTTGCTGATTATATGCTGGGCAATACCCATCTCATTGTAGATCAATCCGTTGGTGCTGCCTTGATCTCTTATAATCCACTGCCCGTTAATGTACTCAAACTGGCCGTGGCTATGAGAAACCAAGTGGGATGCAAACACGATATCATTCCCGGCAGCGCGTCCAAAAGTAACTACAGGCTTTCTGAAATCCGCCAGATTAACCGTGTAGGGCGAGCAGTTGGCGTCAAAGATGGTCACAGTGCAGTCCCGACCCGGGGGGAGGCTATCGCTTTGGCGGTATAGTGAAGTTTTCTCTGAGGGTTGCATTTTTATATACTCCTTTTGCTTCCATTCGACTTTTATCTGATGAAAAGCAACTATTTACTCAATGACTGCATTTGCGAAACCATATGTTGGCGAATATCCCCCATCCCAAGTTAGCTTTAGCTGAGAAGCATTTTTTAGATCAACTCTATAATGCTTTGGAAGATCGCCTGGCTTCATTTCTAATTTATCAGTCTGATTCCCATCCAAATATACAAACAGTGTCATCTCGTTCATGTCTGTTCCGTCAACATGCCCGTAATCGAACTCCAGTGATGTGTATTTCCCATTTAAATTGAAATATGCATCTCCAAAACAGTGTAAGGAAAAAGCCTTTCCATAATTCTCATTTCCCATGGTAACTACCTTATCTGTATCATTGTACCAATCACTAGATTCATATGGAGAACACACTTCCACAAAGTATTTGGGCCTGCTTTCCTCGATTTCATCCTCTTTCTTAAGAAGAGTCTCATTTCCAGGAAGGTCCTTCAGCGCGTCAGTGATAGCGGCTTCGGCAGAGTCAAAATCCTTCTCAGCTATAAACGAATCTGCCTCCGCGATAACCTCGACTACATAATCATCTTCATATTGCTGCTGTTTTGAGGAAAGCTCTTTGTCCTCGCCAATTTTGGATATGGCAGCCTTTATTTCCTTGATAGCCCCCATGTAATCTCCGCCCCGGGCAATTTCATTGGCCTTGCTGATAGCGTCCTCTTTCACCTGTAGCACATACGCCTTGTTGTACATTTCATAGGCATCCTGGAGCTCTTTATCCTCGCCGTAGGTGTCCTGCGCATCCTCGATCCGATTCATGGCAGACGCATAGTCCTCTTTATCTGCAAAGTCGGCGGCCTCACTTAAAGCTGTTTTTTTGGCCTTTTGTACAACCTTCTCCATATACTCGTCAACCTTGGAGGACAAGGCTTCTGAATCCGGGTGGTCTTTTAAGCCGTCCTGTACTTTTGCCAAGGCCCCCTCTGAATCGCCGGCCTCATCGAGCTTTTCTGCTTCATCAAGAATGTCTTCGATTTGCTTGTCCAGTTGGGCAGAATAATCGTCTGCAAGTGTCTGCAGCCGCTCTGAGTCCGGATATGTATCCAAACCTTCCTGCGCTTTCTCCAATGCTGCGGAAATATCTCCTGCCTCCGCAAGCTGCTCTGCTTCTAGTGCGATTGCCTCAATATTATCCTTTTCCTCCTGAGCCTGTCCGGAAAGGACATCAATTAAATCAAATCGGATTACCGCATATCCTCCAGCTCCTAGAAGAACAAGAATCACAAGAAGAATAGCGATTATTTTTGAGGCTTTTGATTTCTTCTTAGGAGGAGTAAAGCTATCTATCGTATCTTGTTTCGCAGAGGGCGCAGTCGGCGCCTTTCTCACTGCAGTGGTTTTATCCGGGTCATAAACAGGAACATCGACAGGCTTGTATACCCCCGCCAGGACCTGATTCAGTGCTGTTCTCATCTCACTGGCCGATGAGAATCTCTGTGCTGGGTCGAAGGCGCAGGCCCGGAGAAGCAGGTTTGCCATTCCCGTTGACGCATCCTTCGGTTTCGGCAATGGTTCGCCTTGCAGGCGGCGATCAAGAGCGGCTTTCCTCTCTGTTGGGCTGAGAAGCTGCTTGTCATTATCCAAGAAAGGCAGGCGGTTCCCATTCAAAAGCCTGTAAAGCATGATACCCAGCGAGTAGATATCTACACGAGCGTCATACTTTTCTCCGCGGCCAATTTCCGGAGCCATATAGTCAAAGGTTCCCTTCTGAGATAACTGCCCCATGGTGTTCTCCAAGGTGCGGGCAATACCGAAATCTCCCAGCTTAAAATATCCGAAGTTATTGATGAAGACATTGCCCGGCTTGATGTCCCGATGGATCACGTTCCGTTGTTCACATATCTCCAGAGCGGAACAAATATCGGTGCCCAGCTTTATCACTTCCTGCTCCGTCATCTGCTTGTCGCAAATATATGTATTAAACGGTGTCAGCAGCTCCATGCGGATGAAGATATCCCAGCCGACCTCGTCCTCTTTCTCCACTACCTTATAGTCCTCAACACTGACTATATTCTGGATTCCTTTAAATGATTCCATCAGTTGAATCTCGTTGACAAAATCATCCACCACACTTTGGAGATATGTGCGCGTAGCATCCATATCCAACCCCTCTGAACGCAAGGAATCCACTTCGGACGAATCCTGGGGAATAGAGATGACCTTGATTGCCGCCTCACTAGTCACTCCATGCTCCTGACGCACAGCCCGATAGACGGTGCCATATGATCCTTTTCCCAGCTTTTCCTCAATAGACCATTCCGGCCACACGTTTTTAACATCCATTTTTACTTCCGCTCCTTAATAAAAAGATTCTTTATTTTGATATGTTCTCTTGCAATTTTGCATGTAATGATAGTGATATTGTCCTTTCCTCCGTTTGCCAGAGCTTCTTCAAGCAGGTCCTGGGCAACGGATGGAAACGGACGAGACCCCAAAATATTGGAGATTCTCTCTGTAGAAACCATATCCGTCAATCCATCAGAGCAAATCAGGTAGATATCCTCCTCATGATATGAGCCGGTAGACAAGTAGGGATGAATCTCCATCTCTGATGGTGGAATACCAAGATACTGAGTGAGCGGCGGCTTTCCATTAACGCTCAAGCCATATACATGATCTTGTGATATTTGTACGATGCTGCCCTGCGAGTAACGAAATATCTTGCTGTCACCTAGATTGCACAGGAAGATTCTTTTTTTTGAAAAGAGAAGTAAGGCCACTGTGGTTCCCATTGTATTTATAGAGTTTTCTTTTGCGTATTCACATATCTCTCTATTGGCATTGGCACAAAAATCCATCAATATGCTTTGTGAAACCCCTGTCAATGATTTCATGCTGGCCGCTTTCGCGGCAATATATGCAGCCATCTCGCCGCACTCCTCACCGCCCATCCCATCGAATACTCCAAATAGACGGTTTTGGGAAACACCAATGGTGCCATAAATTGGTTCACTAAATTCCTGCCCCTTATCTCCCTGCTTATTATACTGATTCAAGCAAATAAAATTGTCCTGATTGCTTTTTCGGCGATTACCGCTATGGTTTACGCATGAATAATTAATCTTATACCCCACTCTTTCAGCCCTCAAATGCTTCCTGAATGATTACAAACAATCATAGAATATACCTATGCTATAAAATATCAGATTCTCTGATTTAACGCCCGAACAGGCATTTTTATATAATCACATTCTAAGAATAGAATCACTTAATGGCCTATCTGACTCTAACATGGCAAATCAACAAATATTGCGTTGATTGTAATCAAATGTTCAAGTAATAGAGATAGGCCATTATGTGATTATGTTCCCGCTACACCGGCTTGCGTTCAGTTGGGCTTGTCATATAAAACCATTTCATTTCCTTCCATACTGAGCGTTAGAGTTCCATCTTCTAGGCTCTCGATGGTAAGTACCGCAGTATCGCCGCCTTGTAACACTGGTGCAGTGATTTTTAGCTGGTTGTCATTAACGATTGCCCAAGTTCCTGTTCCGCTGCCGCTGCCAGATGTACACGTCCCATCACTGTAAAATGTAAATGCCGGTTCATCTCTGCCCTCCCGGTACCAGGAACCTTCCAGCGCTTTTTCATAGCTTTGTGAACAAGCAGACAACCCCACTACCATACACAGCACCATAATCATAGCGACAAATTTCTTCAACATTTTTTGCCTCCCAGTTAATAGAATTGTATTGCTCTATTGGTTTATCAAAATTGACTCTTGCAGGGTCATCACTATTACACACGCTGGATCTTCCACTTCTGAGCGTTCGTCCTGTTTCGTGAATAAACCCACACATTGGTACCGTTCGCAATATCTCCATTGCATACATCCAAAGCCAGGTTTGAATTCAATTGAGGACATAGATAGTAGTAGCCGTTGCCTGCATCCTCAAGAAGCCATTTTTGTGAAGCGGTTCCATTATGCGCGTACTGCTGTACGTTTGTTCCGGATTTTGAAACTCCTCCTTTCACGTCCAAAGCTTTATTAGAACATTTTGAAGTTATTGTGTAATACCCATTCCCTACATGAGTCAATTTCCATTGTTGCGCTGCCGACTTGTTCTTTTTGTAAATTTGCACATTGACACCGTTACCGGTCTTTGCTCCTTGAACATCAAGGCTTGAGTTTGGAGCGCTCTTGGGGCTTAAAGTAAACCATCCGTCCATAATCACAACGAACTTCTTGTTGACCAATGTGGCTGAACCGGCAGCATTCACAGCCGTAACACGATATGTGTAAACGCCCGCAGGTAATTTTCCAAAAGTGATATCATAATCAATACTAGACAAGTTATAATTATTGGCGTTCGGTTTTACCGTTTTACCAATTTTCATTGTACCGTCAGCGGCATAAACCCCTACACATACGGATGTCAGTTTGCTTCCAGATTTAATACTTCCCTGTATGCTGAAAGATTGTCCAATTCTTAAATTACCAGGTGCATTAGAGCCGGAGATACTGGCCAAAGTTTGTGTAGACTTATCTTCTTTTACAGAGAAGTTAAGGGTTCTCTTTTCGGTGGTTCCGTCCTTGGCCTTAACTTCATAGCACAATTTGTAACTTCCCACATCCAAGTCGCCAAATGTCATCGCATAGTCAAGGACAGATTCATTCAGTTTATAGGAACTGGAGTTTACATTTACGCTTTTTGAAAAAATATTTCTTAAAAACTGATCCGTTACCTTTGCAGTTATCGATGCGATATTACTTCCAGTAGAATAAATTGTACCTGTAAGATGATATCCTTTTCCGCAGCTTACAGTACCCCCATTTGGCGCTGAAACAGACGAGAAGGTTATTTGTGTGTTTGCCTTCTTGCAGTAGGTCAAATTAACCCAACCGGACTTCACTCCAGCATGTGTTTTTATTGAGGCAGTATAGCCCCAATCCCCGGAAATGTTGGTAACTGTAAAGCCAATACCGTTAGTTGCAACTCCAACTGAAGAATAGGAAGTACTTGCTCCGGCGCGAACATTTACACCTAAACAGTGATTAACAGTATAAGTTCCTACATCGAACTTTGTACCAGACTGACCTTCGCTGGACGCAGTGTCATCAGAAAGATTTCCATCAGCATTTAGCCTCACATATCCAATGATATTCTCACTTGTCTTACTCATCGTGTGTGAGGCCACTTTGCCTTTCCCGCTTGACGAATTTCCATCAATGTAGGTTATTTTGTTTGCAGAAACCTTTGTCACGATTCCAACGTGGTCGAAAGAATATGGGGAACTCCATCCCGACCAACAGAATTGAACCAGATCGCCTTCTTTGGGAGAGAATTTTTTATTGCTTGCACTCTCCACCCGTCCCTTTTCCTTTAACCCTGGATAGAGCTTTTTTACACGACTTTCGTGTCCGCTTGAGAACACATAAAATGTTCCAGCTGATTTCGTACTGCACACCCAATCTGCAAGATCAATCGCATAAGCGCATTGGGGCCTCGTGATTTGTCCTAGGGATTTTCCAACATTGGACTTGTTGATACAATATCCGACAAACCGCCCGCACCATGCTTCATTAGGCAGGCCCAAATCCTCCCTGGTTTTACCCACAGCCTTTTTTGCTACGCTGGTGAAGCTTGATATAGCGTTTCCTGATACACTTGCGGCACTTGCATTTACGACCATCGTGGACATAATGAGGCAGAGGAGCACCAGCATAGATACGAACTTCATTGCTTTCTTTTTCATAGCTTTTCCCTC encodes the following:
- a CDS encoding ATP-binding cassette domain-containing protein yields the protein MTIFDANCSPYTVNLADFRKPVVTFGRAAGNDIVFASHLVSHSHGQFEYINGQWIIRDQGSTNGLIYNEMGIAQHIISNGDFIRIDDGVETISEGVLLVFSAGKAPNRWERFPVGQNQKITIGRSSNCSISFPNISTSNIHAEILREGDRYYLVDCQSTNGTILNGERVSGKIVLHEKDVITITDSKIIFTSSDIYYCRTKTGISVDVSDVVIRRGKGKKSFVTSNHVNLGVRPGELVAIIGGSGAGKSTILNCMCGYLPPTQGSVYINGINLYQNFDSLKKIIGYVPQSDIVYDNLTLWDMLVYAAKLRLPSDINTTERNAAIQRAIETVELTDKQNSLVKSLSGGQRKRASIAVELLSDPNLLFLDEPASGLDPGTERNLMHSLRLMADSGKTVILVTHSVLQLALCDKVVFMGKGGNLCFYGSQKEALDFFGVADTVDIYNLITDHAEQWRDKYNSMVPPVSPAHYAGLSHTRNKKQRIKQLCILTQRCAKLTVNDRQRTLLLVCQAPVLAFLISLVATGKQFEQYEMTKSLLFALSCSAFWVGMLNAIQEVCKERTILKREYMTGLSLSSYVGSKIGVLSVLCIIQSFLLTSMFTLLVGVPEEGVLFHPYLELLITTILTAISSAAMGLLVSSLFSNADRAMTIAPILLMPQILFSGLIFKLEGATQAISWFAVCRWSMEGYGTTADLNGLPLKLQEEGIAIPHEAESFYEFTADNLITAWCILVAFSVVFLLLARIVLSKLRKENA
- a CDS encoding protein kinase domain-containing protein — protein: MDVKNVWPEWSIEEKLGKGSYGTVYRAVRQEHGVTSEAAIKVISIPQDSSEVDSLRSEGLDMDATRTYLQSVVDDFVNEIQLMESFKGIQNIVSVEDYKVVEKEDEVGWDIFIRMELLTPFNTYICDKQMTEQEVIKLGTDICSALEICEQRNVIHRDIKPGNVFINNFGYFKLGDFGIARTLENTMGQLSQKGTFDYMAPEIGRGEKYDARVDIYSLGIMLYRLLNGNRLPFLDNDKQLLSPTERKAALDRRLQGEPLPKPKDASTGMANLLLRACAFDPAQRFSSASEMRTALNQVLAGVYKPVDVPVYDPDKTTAVRKAPTAPSAKQDTIDSFTPPKKKSKASKIIAILLVILVLLGAGGYAVIRFDLIDVLSGQAQEEKDNIEAIALEAEQLAEAGDISAALEKAQEGLDTYPDSERLQTLADDYSAQLDKQIEDILDEAEKLDEAGDSEGALAKVQDGLKDHPDSEALSSKVDEYMEKVVQKAKKTALSEAADFADKEDYASAMNRIEDAQDTYGEDKELQDAYEMYNKAYVLQVKEDAISKANEIARGGDYMGAIKEIKAAISKIGEDKELSSKQQQYEDDYVVEVIAEADSFIAEKDFDSAEAAITDALKDLPGNETLLKKEDEIEESRPKYFVEVCSPYESSDWYNDTDKVVTMGNENYGKAFSLHCFGDAYFNLNGKYTSLEFDYGHVDGTDMNEMTLFVYLDGNQTDKLEMKPGDLPKHYRVDLKNASQLKLTWDGGYSPTYGFANAVIE
- a CDS encoding PP2C family protein-serine/threonine phosphatase, coding for MGYKINYSCVNHSGNRRKSNQDNFICLNQYNKQGDKGQEFSEPIYGTIGVSQNRLFGVFDGMGGEECGEMAAYIAAKAASMKSLTGVSQSILMDFCANANREICEYAKENSINTMGTTVALLLFSKKRIFLCNLGDSKIFRYSQGSIVQISQDHVYGLSVNGKPPLTQYLGIPPSEMEIHPYLSTGSYHEEDIYLICSDGLTDMVSTERISNILGSRPFPSVAQDLLEEALANGGKDNITIITCKIAREHIKIKNLFIKERK
- a CDS encoding lipocalin family protein produces the protein MLKKFVAMIMVLCMVVGLSACSQSYEKALEGSWYREGRDEPAFTFYSDGTCTSGSGSGTGTWAIVNDNQLKITAPVLQGGDTAVLTIESLEDGTLTLSMEGNEMVLYDKPN
- a CDS encoding RICIN domain-containing protein produces the protein MKKKAMKFVSMLVLLCLIMSTMVVNASAASVSGNAISSFTSVAKKAVGKTREDLGLPNEAWCGRFVGYCINKSNVGKSLGQITRPQCAYAIDLADWVCSTKSAGTFYVFSSGHESRVKKLYPGLKEKGRVESASNKKFSPKEGDLVQFCWSGWSSPYSFDHVGIVTKVSANKITYIDGNSSSGKGKVASHTMSKTSENIIGYVRLNADGNLSDDTASSEGQSGTKFDVGTYTVNHCLGVNVRAGASTSYSSVGVATNGIGFTVTNISGDWGYTASIKTHAGVKSGWVNLTYCKKANTQITFSSVSAPNGGTVSCGKGYHLTGTIYSTGSNIASITAKVTDQFLRNIFSKSVNVNSSSYKLNESVLDYAMTFGDLDVGSYKLCYEVKAKDGTTEKRTLNFSVKEDKSTQTLASISGSNAPGNLRIGQSFSIQGSIKSGSKLTSVCVGVYAADGTMKIGKTVKPNANNYNLSSIDYDITFGKLPAGVYTYRVTAVNAAGSATLVNKKFVVIMDGWFTLSPKSAPNSSLDVQGAKTGNGVNVQIYKKNKSAAQQWKLTHVGNGYYTITSKCSNKALDVKGGVSKSGTNVQQYAHNGTASQKWLLEDAGNGYYYLCPQLNSNLALDVCNGDIANGTNVWVYSRNRTNAQKWKIQRV